The following are from one region of the Amedibacterium intestinale genome:
- a CDS encoding GyrI-like domain-containing protein encodes MDYQIIELEEFNVIGIRYELSKSLSNNVKLAQNHWKIFNSKLRNNKLYLGSNWCKYAFIEKIENKIFYYISIPKKDFVPNDFTEKIILKSKYLRVEHIGNMNKLKDTINYVYKEIIPKNNILVENRQFVYFEKYDYKFHWNREDSVIEIYIPIK; translated from the coding sequence ATGGATTATCAAATAATAGAATTAGAAGAATTTAATGTAATAGGAATAAGGTATGAATTATCAAAATCATTAAGTAATAATGTAAAATTAGCACAAAACCATTGGAAAATATTTAATAGTAAATTAAGAAATAATAAGTTATATTTAGGAAGTAATTGGTGTAAATATGCTTTTATTGAAAAAATAGAAAATAAGATATTTTATTATATATCTATTCCTAAAAAAGATTTTGTACCAAATGATTTTACAGAAAAGATAATTTTGAAAAGTAAATATTTAAGGGTAGAACATATTGGTAATATGAATAAACTAAAAGATACTATCAATTATGTTTATAAAGAAATAATACCTAAAAATAATATTTTAGTAGAAAATAGGCAATTTGTTTATTTTGAAAAATATGATTATAAATTTCATTGGAATAGAGAAGATTCTGTTATTGAGATCTATATTCCGATTAAATAA
- a CDS encoding 23S rRNA (adenine(2503)-C(2))-methyltransferase RlmN, with protein MDANQNLTAEMIKIDPYNYTLSEMVDVIGETEAKKLFKSIYKGTSKLSYQTIKVKDVFNGGDTRKYAFELCDHYCIETVCIQRRTGTTVCVSTMVGCPVGCVFCESGKNGFIRNLTPSEIVQQIVLLREKVNRIVFMGMGEPLFNYDNLVKAIHILRDRDGLNFPTDGITISTVGPLQQLKKIREEHLKIQLTLSLHATDQRTRDIVMPHMKGHDIRKVVETVLSYSERHNRKVTIAYLLIPGLNDRSSDVRQLGKWFRGKNVLINLLQYNETSNSRIKRPNKQQLVAFKTRLEDAGLEVKLRESRGNRIKAACGQLVSEYNRQGKKTANRTVNGTENSNGNVRKSSFTGRASSKRHPFAKHKNVGKKRKHE; from the coding sequence ATGGATGCAAACCAGAATTTGACAGCGGAAATGATTAAAATAGACCCCTATAATTATACACTATCCGAGATGGTGGATGTAATTGGGGAAACCGAAGCAAAAAAGCTGTTTAAATCTATTTATAAAGGCACATCGAAATTAAGTTATCAAACTATAAAGGTGAAAGATGTTTTTAATGGTGGCGACACAAGAAAATATGCGTTCGAATTATGTGACCATTATTGCATTGAAACTGTTTGTATTCAAAGAAGAACCGGTACTACAGTGTGTGTAAGTACAATGGTAGGATGTCCCGTTGGATGTGTTTTCTGCGAATCTGGGAAAAACGGTTTTATCCGTAACTTAACTCCATCCGAAATTGTTCAGCAGATTGTACTACTTAGAGAAAAAGTCAATCGAATTGTTTTTATGGGGATGGGTGAACCACTGTTCAATTATGATAATCTGGTTAAGGCGATACATATTCTACGTGATAGGGATGGATTGAATTTTCCTACAGATGGAATCACAATTTCAACAGTCGGGCCGCTACAGCAACTTAAAAAAATAAGAGAAGAACATTTGAAAATACAGTTGACTCTCTCGCTTCACGCAACAGATCAGAGAACTCGTGACATTGTCATGCCCCATATGAAAGGACATGATATTAGAAAAGTTGTGGAAACCGTACTTTCTTATTCCGAAAGGCACAACAGAAAAGTCACTATAGCGTATTTGCTTATTCCGGGGTTAAATGATCGTTCAAGCGATGTAAGACAGTTAGGAAAGTGGTTTAGAGGAAAGAATGTGTTGATTAATCTTCTTCAGTATAACGAAACATCGAATAGTCGCATTAAACGTCCAAACAAGCAGCAGTTAGTTGCGTTTAAAACAAGATTGGAGGATGCTGGCTTAGAGGTTAAGCTTAGAGAGTCCCGTGGAAATAGAATCAAAGCAGCTTGTGGACAACTAGTTAGCGAATACAACAGGCAGGGAAAGAAAACAGCAAATCGGACTGTAAATGGAACTGAGAATTCAAACGGAAACGTGCGAAAATCTTCATTTACAGGAAGAGCAAGTTCGAAGAGACATCCTTTTGCAAAACACAAAAATGTTGGGAAAAAGAGAAAGCATGAGTAA
- a CDS encoding ISL3 family transposase, producing MYDFITDLFNIDKKMIKKIEVISSKDLTEFHISLVSEKLRCPYCHGITHLHGFSKPKVINHPKLTDRKCIIVFKNNRYQCNECLRTFSGKNPFTFSNFKNSFLSMNNIMKSLSNLNYTYSMVAELNHISVTQVQRYFDSFVNIPKIRLPESIGIDEIHSKMAKRADSAYLCVMVDNKNRSLFEILPSRSKSELRRYFDRIPAEERNCVHYVTIDMWEPYKDIANTYLKNAIIAVDPFHVVKHLMDCFKRIRLNIMYQAEYNSNSYYLLKTWKDLIERDVYLDNEPVYNKRFKKKLNKRNLLDMILDVSENLTLGYRLKEMYLYFNENATEKDCESWFDSIYEAFREAQLPEYNEFVSILQTWRTEILNSFKRPLDDRKLSNALSENINGQIRTYLAVSNGVRNFTRFRKRCLLSLNRKVFYSINDQLKSDKYTTDKKQNN from the coding sequence ATGTACGATTTTATCACAGATTTATTCAATATTGACAAAAAGATGATCAAAAAGATTGAAGTAATTTCTTCAAAAGATTTAACCGAATTTCACATCTCTTTAGTGTCTGAAAAACTTAGATGTCCATATTGTCATGGCATCACTCATTTACACGGCTTTTCAAAACCTAAAGTAATCAATCATCCAAAGCTTACCGATCGTAAATGTATCATCGTTTTCAAAAACAATAGATATCAATGCAATGAATGTTTGCGCACATTCTCTGGAAAGAATCCTTTTACTTTTTCCAATTTTAAAAATTCATTTCTTTCTATGAACAACATCATGAAATCTTTATCAAACCTAAACTATACTTATTCCATGGTAGCCGAATTAAACCATATATCTGTTACTCAGGTACAGCGCTATTTTGACAGTTTTGTCAACATCCCAAAAATTCGTCTTCCTGAATCTATCGGTATTGATGAGATACATTCTAAAATGGCCAAAAGAGCTGATTCTGCTTATTTATGCGTCATGGTAGATAATAAAAACAGATCTCTATTTGAAATCCTTCCCTCACGTTCCAAATCTGAATTAAGACGATACTTCGACAGGATTCCAGCAGAAGAAAGAAACTGCGTTCATTACGTCACTATCGATATGTGGGAGCCTTACAAAGATATAGCCAATACTTATTTAAAGAACGCTATTATAGCTGTAGATCCTTTCCATGTTGTGAAACATCTCATGGACTGTTTTAAACGTATCCGTCTTAATATCATGTATCAGGCAGAATACAATTCTAACAGCTATTATCTTCTTAAGACATGGAAAGATCTTATCGAAAGGGATGTTTATTTGGATAATGAGCCTGTATACAATAAACGTTTCAAAAAGAAATTAAACAAACGTAATCTTTTAGATATGATACTAGACGTTAGTGAAAACCTGACTCTTGGATACAGATTAAAAGAGATGTATCTATACTTTAATGAAAATGCAACAGAAAAGGATTGCGAATCCTGGTTCGATTCCATATACGAAGCATTTAGAGAAGCCCAATTGCCTGAATACAATGAATTTGTATCTATTCTTCAAACCTGGAGAACAGAAATATTAAACTCATTCAAAAGACCTCTTGATGACAGAAAATTAAGCAATGCACTTTCCGAAAATATCAATGGACAAATCCGTACATACCTGGCAGTTTCCAACGGAGTAAGAAACTTCACAAGATTCAGAAAGCGCTGTTTATTATCACTGAATAGAAAAGTATTCTATTCCATAAATGATCAATTAAAATCAGATAAATATACAACAGATAAAAAACAAAATAATTAA
- a CDS encoding PadR family transcriptional regulator has protein sequence MSNIDLVLLGLIKQKSQSAYDIKKNIEYRNIPRWVRISEQSIYKKVLQLESKEYIVSHKEKEGNMPDKAVYTITDKGNDYFNRLMNDISNYDVSLYLDFNIIITNLDLVDDEQKKILVSNIKSKILELKELLNERQSHRQHIPNVGKQMFKQQLALVETLEKWIIDFENSLKGQN, from the coding sequence ATGTCAAATATAGATTTGGTATTATTAGGACTTATTAAACAAAAATCACAAAGTGCTTATGATATTAAAAAAAATATAGAATATCGTAATATACCAAGATGGGTAAGAATTAGTGAACAGTCTATTTATAAGAAAGTATTACAATTAGAATCAAAAGAATATATTGTTAGCCATAAAGAGAAAGAGGGAAATATGCCAGATAAAGCAGTATATACTATTACTGACAAAGGTAATGATTATTTTAATAGACTTATGAATGATATTTCAAATTATGATGTTAGTCTATATTTGGATTTTAATATTATTATTACGAATTTAGATTTAGTAGATGATGAACAAAAAAAGATTCTTGTTTCTAATATAAAATCAAAGATATTAGAATTAAAAGAATTGCTAAATGAAAGACAATCTCATAGACAACATATTCCTAATGTTGGAAAACAAATGTTCAAACAACAATTAGCATTAGTAGAAACATTAGAAAAGTGGATAATTGATTTTGAGAATAGTTTAAAAGGACAAAATTAG
- a CDS encoding ATP-binding cassette domain-containing protein, producing MSKLELYNIYAGYEESKPVLKDISFFVEKGEFIVLLGTSGCGKTTILNLIAGMIPISAGELYIDGVKSNDTPPRKRNIAMVFQNYALYPTMTAYENIAFPLQNAHYKKKGNLN from the coding sequence ATGAGTAAGCTAGAACTTTATAATATATATGCTGGTTATGAAGAGAGCAAGCCTGTTCTTAAAGATATTTCTTTTTTTGTAGAGAAGGGTGAGTTCATAGTCCTTCTAGGAACATCAGGGTGTGGAAAGACCACTATATTGAATCTCATCGCTGGGATGATTCCAATATCAGCTGGAGAATTATACATAGATGGGGTTAAATCAAATGATACTCCACCTCGAAAGCGAAACATAGCCATGGTGTTTCAAAACTATGCATTATACCCTACAATGACGGCATATGAAAATATTGCTTTTCCATTACAAAATGCTCATTATAAAAAAAAGGGTAATTTAAACTAG
- a CDS encoding VOC family protein — MKNYDNYFLPVDNMEEAKRYYEEILGLKKKFDFSDKGMVAYNIGNEEPAIILKDKNKFENLKPTIWFEVEDVAIFYKEMLNNGIKFLSEPFKIGTGNAVEFEDPFGNRLGVTDYIK; from the coding sequence ATGAAAAATTATGACAACTATTTTCTTCCTGTAGATAATATGGAAGAAGCAAAAAGATATTATGAGGAAATATTGGGGTTAAAAAAGAAATTTGATTTTTCTGATAAGGGAATGGTTGCTTATAATATTGGAAATGAAGAACCTGCAATAATTTTAAAAGACAAAAATAAATTTGAGAATTTAAAGCCTACAATATGGTTTGAAGTAGAAGATGTTGCAATCTTCTATAAAGAAATGTTGAATAATGGTATAAAATTTTTGAGTGAGCCTTTTAAAATTGGAACTGGTAATGCAGTCGAGTTTGAAGATCCATTTGGAAATAGACTTGGCGTTACAGATTATATTAAGTAA
- the trhA gene encoding PAQR family membrane homeostasis protein TrhA, translated as MEQQTMRDMYKLGLGEEIANCVTHGVMAFLCLCSLPVAAVFSYETSGLVKSVAISIFILCLFLMFLVSTLYHCMPFGTNHKYVFRKLDHICIYFAIAGSYTPVALCLIKGWQGILVLIIEWGAVLGGILLKSIATRSFPKLSMTIYMIMGWTAIFFIPTLIRNSTPLFLGLVVGGGIMYTIGAFFYSHPDKRYFHSIWHIFINLASILHFIAFVFVM; from the coding sequence ATGGAACAACAAACAATGCGAGACATGTATAAATTAGGGCTTGGTGAGGAAATCGCCAACTGTGTAACTCATGGAGTAATGGCTTTTTTATGTTTATGTTCTTTGCCTGTAGCAGCCGTATTTTCATATGAGACCAGCGGCCTTGTTAAAAGTGTTGCAATCTCCATCTTCATTCTTTGTCTTTTTTTGATGTTTCTTGTTTCAACATTGTATCATTGTATGCCCTTTGGAACAAATCATAAATATGTTTTTCGAAAACTTGATCATATCTGTATTTATTTTGCAATTGCAGGAAGCTATACACCTGTTGCCTTGTGTTTGATCAAGGGGTGGCAAGGAATTCTTGTGTTAATCATCGAATGGGGTGCAGTTCTTGGAGGAATTCTATTAAAATCAATTGCTACTCGCTCATTTCCAAAATTAAGCATGACAATTTATATGATTATGGGGTGGACTGCTATTTTCTTTATTCCTACCTTAATCCGTAACTCTACCCCTTTATTTCTTGGTTTAGTTGTAGGTGGAGGGATTATGTACACCATTGGTGCTTTCTTCTACTCACATCCTGATAAACGATATTTTCATTCCATTTGGCATATCTTTATAAATCTAGCAAGCATCCTTCATTTTATTGCTTTTGTTTTTGTGATGTAA
- a CDS encoding L-serine ammonia-lyase, iron-sulfur-dependent, subunit alpha: protein MKSLKELYRIGPGPSSSHTLGPQRASLIFKNRYFDAYRYEVELYGSLSLTGKGHLTDYIIIETMKPKECRVFFKAKADLKHPNTMKLLAFNKEDELLGEMTVYSVGGGAILIEGEECGEGQDVYPHHSLKEIQEYCFAKEMELWEYVDAFDPMDDYIEKIMEQMMATVESGLSKEGVLPGDLHLERIAKELKDKADSCKSAVEKEKLLLSAYAYAASEENAGGSMTVTAPTLGSSGILPSLVTYYHKDLGYEKEIICKGLKVAGLFGNLIKENATISGAQGGCQAEIGAAVSMGAAMVAYLRGLNAAQIEYAAEIGIEHHLGLTCDPVGGYVMIPCIERNAVGVLRAIDAAIIAQGVSEVRDHKVSFDMVVNTMNYTGKKIPLELRETSLGGLATVVPIQK, encoded by the coding sequence ATGAAATCATTAAAAGAGTTATATCGAATTGGACCGGGACCTTCATCTTCCCATACATTAGGTCCGCAAAGGGCAAGTTTAATTTTTAAAAATCGTTATTTCGATGCTTATCGCTATGAAGTAGAACTTTATGGTTCCTTGTCTTTGACAGGAAAGGGGCATCTTACAGATTACATTATTATTGAAACGATGAAACCGAAAGAATGTCGTGTGTTTTTTAAGGCAAAAGCGGATTTAAAACATCCAAATACAATGAAGCTTCTTGCATTTAATAAAGAAGATGAGCTGTTAGGAGAAATGACAGTATATTCCGTTGGAGGAGGAGCTATCCTTATTGAAGGAGAAGAATGCGGAGAAGGGCAAGATGTCTATCCACATCATAGCTTAAAAGAAATTCAGGAATATTGTTTTGCAAAAGAGATGGAGTTATGGGAATACGTAGATGCCTTTGATCCGATGGATGATTATATTGAGAAAATTATGGAACAGATGATGGCTACTGTTGAAAGTGGTTTATCTAAAGAAGGAGTTCTTCCGGGGGATCTTCATTTGGAAAGAATAGCGAAAGAATTAAAAGATAAGGCAGATTCATGTAAAAGTGCGGTTGAAAAAGAAAAACTTCTATTATCTGCATACGCATATGCTGCCAGTGAGGAAAATGCTGGTGGCAGTATGACGGTTACAGCTCCAACATTAGGAAGCAGTGGTATACTGCCATCTCTTGTAACGTATTATCATAAAGATTTGGGGTATGAAAAAGAAATTATCTGTAAAGGTTTAAAAGTTGCAGGACTATTTGGAAATTTGATTAAAGAGAATGCGACTATTAGCGGTGCACAGGGCGGATGTCAGGCAGAAATAGGTGCAGCAGTATCTATGGGAGCGGCGATGGTTGCTTATTTAAGAGGATTAAATGCGGCACAGATTGAATATGCTGCTGAAATCGGTATCGAACATCATTTAGGATTGACATGTGATCCTGTTGGTGGATATGTTATGATTCCTTGTATAGAACGTAATGCTGTTGGAGTGCTGCGTGCTATCGATGCTGCGATTATTGCACAAGGGGTAAGTGAAGTTAGAGATCATAAAGTAAGTTTTGATATGGTGGTAAATACGATGAATTATACGGGAAAGAAGATACCGTTAGAATTAAGAGAAACTTCATTAGGTGGTTTGGCAACCGTTGTTCCTATTCAAAAATAG
- the tet(44) gene encoding tetracycline resistance ribosomal protection protein Tet(44): protein MKIINIGILAHVDAGKTTLTESLLYTSGAILELGSVDKGTTRTDTMFLERQRGITIQAAVTSFNWNDYKINIVDTPGHTDFITEVYRSLSVLDGAILVISAKDGVQAQTRILFHALQKMNIPTIIFINKIDQYGINLNNIYQNIKEKLSNDIIVMQNVTLTPEISIKNIIDLDEWDPVISKNDKLLKKYIAGEKLTIQELTQEEYRCVKKGSLFPIYHGSAKNNIGTQQLIEAISNLFCPEMNKNYSELCGRVFKIEYTDHKQRLVYLRLYSGTLHLRDTIVLSEKKKVKLTEIYIPSNGEMIQTEIVCSGDIFIIPNNTLRLNDIIGNEKILPCNVWNDKPVPMLRTRIEPIKIEEREKLLDALTEIADTDPLLRYCVDTITHEIVISFLGTVQLEVICSLLIEKYHINIRIEDPTVIYLEKPLQKADYTIHIEVPPNPFWASIGLSITPLPIGSGIQYESKVSLGYLNQSFQNAVREGINYGLEQGLYGWEVTDCKICFEYGVYYSPVSTPSDFRFLAPIVLEQTLKKAGTQLLEPYLSFILFTPQGYLSRAYNDAQKHCAIIETSQSKNDEIIFTGHIPVRCINEYRNTLTLYTNGQAVFLTELKDYQIATCEPVIQSRRPNNRIDKVRHMFNKKEN, encoded by the coding sequence ATGAAAATAATCAACATTGGTATTCTTGCTCATGTAGATGCAGGAAAGACGACTTTAACGGAAAGTCTGCTTTATACAAGTGGAGCGATTTTAGAATTAGGCAGTGTAGATAAGGGAACAACAAGGACAGATACTATGTTTTTAGAACGTCAGCGTGGAATCACAATTCAGGCAGCAGTTACTTCTTTTAATTGGAATGACTACAAAATCAATATTGTAGATACTCCTGGACATACAGATTTTATAACAGAAGTGTATCGTTCCTTATCTGTTCTTGATGGAGCTATTTTAGTAATTTCTGCTAAAGATGGTGTACAAGCACAAACAAGAATACTATTCCATGCACTTCAAAAAATGAATATACCAACAATTATTTTTATAAATAAAATAGATCAGTATGGAATTAACTTAAATAATATTTATCAAAATATCAAAGAAAAACTTTCAAATGATATTATTGTTATGCAAAATGTAACATTAACTCCAGAAATATCAATTAAAAATATCATTGATTTAGATGAATGGGATCCTGTAATTTCCAAAAATGATAAACTTTTAAAAAAATATATTGCAGGAGAAAAATTGACTATACAGGAATTAACGCAGGAAGAATATAGGTGTGTTAAAAAAGGTTCGTTGTTTCCTATATACCATGGAAGTGCTAAAAATAATATAGGAACTCAACAACTCATTGAAGCTATTTCAAATCTTTTTTGTCCTGAAATGAATAAGAATTATTCAGAACTATGTGGAAGAGTTTTTAAAATTGAATATACAGACCATAAGCAAAGATTAGTTTATTTGCGTCTTTACAGTGGAACATTACACTTACGAGATACAATTGTATTGTCAGAAAAAAAGAAAGTGAAACTTACAGAAATATATATTCCTTCAAATGGAGAAATGATACAGACAGAAATAGTTTGTTCTGGAGATATTTTTATAATACCTAACAATACATTAAGATTGAACGATATTATAGGAAATGAAAAGATTTTGCCATGCAATGTATGGAATGACAAGCCTGTACCAATGCTACGAACAAGAATTGAACCGATAAAAATAGAAGAGAGAGAAAAATTATTGGATGCTCTTACAGAAATTGCAGATACTGATCCTCTTTTACGTTATTGTGTTGATACGATAACACATGAAATCGTCATTTCTTTTTTAGGAACAGTGCAGTTAGAAGTTATCTGTTCTCTGTTGATTGAAAAATATCACATAAACATAAGAATCGAAGATCCAACCGTAATTTATTTGGAAAAGCCATTACAAAAGGCAGATTATACTATTCATATTGAAGTACCACCAAATCCATTTTGGGCATCAATTGGATTATCAATAACTCCACTTCCAATTGGCAGTGGAATACAGTACGAAAGCAAAGTTTCACTCGGTTATTTAAATCAAAGTTTCCAAAATGCAGTAAGAGAAGGTATTAATTATGGACTGGAGCAAGGTTTGTATGGCTGGGAAGTAACAGATTGTAAAATATGTTTTGAATATGGTGTTTATTATAGCCCTGTTAGTACTCCCTCGGATTTTCGTTTTCTTGCCCCAATTGTACTTGAACAAACATTGAAAAAAGCGGGAACGCAATTATTAGAGCCATATCTTTCGTTTATACTTTTTACACCACAGGGATACCTTTCTCGTGCATATAATGATGCACAAAAACATTGTGCAATAATTGAAACTAGTCAATCAAAAAATGATGAAATTATTTTTACAGGACATATTCCTGTACGTTGTATTAATGAATATCGTAATACTTTAACTCTATATACAAATGGGCAAGCAGTTTTTTTGACAGAATTAAAAGATTATCAAATTGCTACTTGTGAACCAGTTATTCAATCACGTAGACCAAATAATCGAATAGATAAAGTACGCCATATGTTTAATAAAAAAGAAAATTAA
- the holA gene encoding DNA polymerase III subunit delta gives MNYVLYGEEQYRLKRTLETIVKEYLPDENDLNLIRYDAMHTDIAAIIEDAMTVPFFSSYKVIIVDHANFLSTLNNTACDIKSLESYLQNPCDSTVLIFTGDFAKLDTRKKVVKTIKKTWKVLEFKKLDELGKNSVVNEEIQKRKLNITGNAKQILLKRLPLDMETIQKEMDKLELYQGVLDENVVSSLINRPLEEDVFQLVDAVVEKNKGKAFHIWQDLCVSNTDAIYLIALLAGQFRFLFEVKNLMVKGYEKDEIAHALNAHPYRVKLSMEKARSLSIKSLMAMLDKLASLDQKLKSGLLDKKLGFEMFLLEL, from the coding sequence ATGAATTATGTGTTGTATGGAGAGGAACAATATCGTTTAAAAAGGACTTTGGAAACGATAGTAAAAGAATACCTTCCGGATGAAAATGATTTGAATTTAATTCGTTATGATGCAATGCATACAGATATAGCAGCGATTATAGAAGATGCTATGACAGTGCCTTTTTTTTCTTCGTACAAAGTTATCATCGTTGATCATGCTAATTTTTTGTCGACCTTAAATAATACAGCATGTGACATAAAAAGTTTAGAGTCATATCTTCAAAATCCATGCGATAGTACAGTTCTTATTTTTACAGGTGACTTTGCAAAGCTAGACACTCGCAAAAAAGTTGTAAAAACAATAAAAAAAACGTGGAAGGTTTTAGAATTTAAAAAGTTAGATGAGCTTGGTAAAAATAGTGTTGTAAATGAAGAAATACAGAAAAGAAAACTGAATATTACAGGAAACGCGAAACAAATTCTATTAAAACGGTTACCATTGGATATGGAAACGATACAAAAGGAAATGGATAAACTGGAACTTTATCAGGGGGTTCTCGATGAAAATGTAGTTTCATCTCTTATTAATAGACCGTTAGAAGAAGATGTATTTCAACTTGTTGATGCTGTTGTAGAAAAAAACAAAGGAAAAGCTTTTCATATATGGCAGGATTTATGTGTCTCAAATACAGATGCAATTTATTTGATTGCTCTTTTGGCGGGACAGTTTCGGTTTTTGTTTGAAGTCAAGAATCTTATGGTAAAAGGGTATGAAAAAGATGAAATAGCTCATGCTTTGAATGCCCATCCATATCGTGTGAAACTTTCCATGGAGAAAGCTAGAAGCTTATCTATCAAGTCATTGATGGCTATGCTTGATAAGCTTGCTAGTTTAGATCAGAAATTAAAAAGCGGATTACTGGATAAAAAACTTGGGTTTGAAATGTTTTTATTGGAGTTATAG
- a CDS encoding tyrosine-type recombinase/integrase, with protein MSKKTAYKRRDGRWECRISMGKDENGRRVFRSFYGKSRDEAEYKAMIALDHSEDEYTVTEMTVRELVTEWLHVTASRIKESTAANYVMKAEKHLIPAFGEIKCCLLKAKDIYAFIERKIKEGLSVRYLSDIIVLFKSVFRYASREYRIRNVLDGIVLPKKNKPEIAVMNKKQQLRLEKYLDERPSVTSVGIAISMYMGLRIGEVCALQWKEIDLEKRVLTVSKTIQRVQCRTGSKQTKLIITEPKSESSKRTIPIPDCLLPLLRRFKDNGEVYVVSGRKKPVEPRTMQYRFAKILHNADLPSFHYHSLRHLFATRCVELGFDVKTLSEILGHSSVEVTLNRYIHSDMERKRTCMSLLSKCA; from the coding sequence ATGAGCAAGAAAACAGCTTATAAACGCAGGGACGGACGCTGGGAGTGCCGTATATCTATGGGCAAAGATGAGAACGGCAGACGTGTATTCCGTTCGTTCTACGGAAAAAGCCGTGATGAAGCCGAATACAAGGCTATGATAGCACTGGATCACAGCGAGGACGAGTACACTGTAACGGAAATGACGGTCAGAGAGCTTGTGACCGAGTGGCTTCATGTGACAGCATCACGAATAAAGGAGTCAACGGCTGCCAACTACGTCATGAAAGCCGAAAAGCACCTTATACCTGCATTTGGAGAGATAAAGTGCTGTCTGCTGAAAGCGAAAGATATATATGCTTTTATCGAACGCAAGATAAAAGAGGGCTTGTCGGTGCGGTATCTGTCTGATATTATCGTGCTGTTCAAGTCGGTTTTTCGCTATGCAAGCCGTGAATATAGAATCCGTAACGTACTTGACGGTATCGTTCTCCCCAAAAAGAATAAGCCTGAAATTGCTGTTATGAACAAGAAACAGCAGCTCAGGCTTGAAAAATATCTGGACGAGCGTCCGTCTGTTACGAGCGTGGGTATTGCAATCTCGATGTATATGGGCTTGCGTATCGGTGAGGTCTGCGCTCTGCAATGGAAAGAGATTGACCTTGAAAAACGTGTTTTGACCGTCAGCAAGACCATTCAGCGTGTGCAGTGCAGAACAGGATCCAAACAAACCAAGCTCATCATCACTGAGCCGAAAAGCGAAAGTTCTAAACGAACAATTCCTATCCCTGATTGCCTGCTTCCTCTGCTCAGACGGTTTAAGGATAACGGTGAGGTCTATGTGGTGTCCGGCAGGAAAAAGCCTGTTGAGCCAAGAACAATGCAGTACCGCTTCGCTAAAATACTGCATAACGCAGATTTGCCGTCATTCCACTATCACAGCCTGCGCCATTTATTTGCAACAAGGTGTGTCGAACTGGGCTTTGATGTGAAAACGCTGTCCGAGATTTTAGGGCATAGCTCCGTAGAAGTCACGCTTAACCGCTACATTCATTCCGATATGGAGCGTAAGCGTACCTGTATGAGCCTTCTTTCTAAGTGCGCATGA